Proteins co-encoded in one Actinomadura luteofluorescens genomic window:
- a CDS encoding IclR family transcriptional regulator has translation MDKPLKEPPPYAIASVDNALRIATMLQLEGPLTVSEVARRLGVANSTAHRLLAMLVYRDFAVRRPDRAYRVGPVLELAAHSQSTAARLRAAALPHLHALAELLEESANLTIRTGDTARFIASVESQQVLRVGSREGMVFPAHRTTGGLLLLAELPPDGLAALYSPDRHDQRPDVAPDLDALRADLARVRRNGFALNEGRSERGVVAVGVPVRAPDGAAVAGLSLSMPSARYEKERLPHLVGTLRKAANALERDLAR, from the coding sequence GTGGACAAGCCGCTCAAGGAACCGCCTCCCTACGCCATCGCGAGCGTCGACAACGCCCTGCGCATCGCGACGATGCTGCAGCTCGAAGGCCCTCTGACCGTCTCCGAGGTCGCGCGGCGGCTCGGCGTCGCGAACTCGACGGCGCACCGGCTGCTCGCCATGCTCGTCTACCGGGACTTCGCCGTCCGCCGGCCCGACCGCGCCTACCGCGTCGGCCCCGTCCTGGAACTCGCCGCCCATTCGCAGTCGACGGCCGCCAGGCTGCGCGCCGCTGCGCTGCCGCATCTGCACGCGCTGGCCGAACTGCTCGAGGAGTCCGCCAACCTCACCATCCGCACCGGCGACACGGCGCGCTTCATCGCCAGCGTCGAGTCACAGCAGGTCCTGCGGGTCGGTTCGCGCGAGGGCATGGTCTTCCCCGCGCACCGCACGACCGGCGGGCTGCTGCTCCTGGCCGAACTGCCGCCGGACGGGCTGGCGGCCCTGTACTCCCCCGACCGCCACGATCAGCGACCGGACGTCGCTCCAGACCTCGACGCCCTGCGAGCGGACCTGGCACGGGTACGCCGCAACGGATTCGCCCTCAACGAGGGCCGCTCCGAGCGCGGCGTCGTCGCGGTCGGCGTCCCCGTGCGCGCACCGGACGGCGCCGCCGTGGCCGGCCTCTCCCTGTCGATGCCGAGCGCACGCTACGAGAAGGAGCGGCTCCCCCATCTGGTCGGCACGCTGCGCAAAGCGGCCAACGCACTGGAGCGCGACCTGGCCCGATGA
- a CDS encoding fumarylacetoacetate hydrolase family protein has translation MKLCTIRTPEGTRAARLDGGELIDLGFSDLGALLAEPGWRARAASGTGATYDVRDADFAPLVPRPSKVICVGHNYTRHIEEMGRELPAYPTLFPKFADSLIGAHDDIVKPAETDALDWEVELAVVIGEEVRRAGETQAEAAIAGFTVMNDISARDWQFRTIEWTQGKIWDSSTPVGPYLVTPDEVGGVRPALGVRTVVDGTVMQSDDTGTLLFDPVSLIAYISTIVRLRPGDLIATGTPAGVGHARDPKVYLTGGETVVTEIDGLGACANRIVEDV, from the coding sequence ATGAAGCTCTGCACCATCCGCACCCCCGAGGGCACCCGCGCCGCCCGGCTCGACGGCGGTGAGCTCATCGACCTCGGGTTCAGCGACCTGGGCGCCCTGCTCGCCGAGCCGGGCTGGCGGGCCAGAGCGGCGTCAGGCACGGGGGCGACCTACGACGTGCGGGACGCCGACTTCGCGCCCCTCGTGCCACGCCCGTCGAAGGTGATCTGCGTCGGCCACAACTACACCCGCCACATCGAGGAGATGGGCCGCGAACTTCCGGCGTACCCGACACTGTTCCCCAAGTTCGCCGACTCCCTGATCGGCGCCCATGACGACATCGTCAAACCGGCCGAGACCGACGCCCTGGACTGGGAGGTCGAACTGGCCGTCGTCATCGGCGAGGAGGTACGCCGCGCCGGCGAAACCCAGGCCGAGGCGGCGATCGCCGGGTTCACCGTCATGAACGACATCTCCGCGCGCGACTGGCAGTTCCGCACGATCGAGTGGACCCAGGGCAAGATCTGGGACTCCTCGACCCCTGTCGGCCCCTATCTGGTCACCCCCGACGAGGTCGGCGGCGTCCGCCCCGCCCTCGGGGTGCGGACCGTCGTGGACGGGACGGTCATGCAGTCCGACGACACCGGCACGCTGCTGTTCGACCCCGTCTCCCTGATCGCGTACATCTCCACGATCGTCCGGCTGCGGCCCGGCGACCTGATCGCCACCGGCACCCCCGCCGGCGTCGGCCACGCCCGCGACCCGAAGGTCTACCTGACCGGCGGCGAGACGGTCGTGACCGAGATCGACGGCCTCGGCGCCTGCGCCAACCGCATCGTCGAGGACGTCTGA
- a CDS encoding maleylpyruvate isomerase family mycothiol-dependent enzyme: protein MARSVADAHRWMREGTELFLAAAGGLTEPAYDAASPLPGWTRRHLVAHVASNADALGNLVHWAATGDVTPMYASPEDRAAGIERGPRMSGPELTGWLTRSCAALRTATEALTERQWRNEVVTAQGRTVPATEVPWLRSREVFVHAVDMDRGVSFADLPGDFLRALVHDIAAKRELGTSSLPAGPLPEVAAWLAGRPHSLTGPPRLGPWL, encoded by the coding sequence ATGGCCCGTTCCGTCGCCGACGCCCACCGCTGGATGCGGGAGGGCACCGAGTTGTTCCTGGCCGCCGCCGGCGGTCTGACCGAGCCCGCCTACGACGCGGCGAGCCCGCTGCCCGGCTGGACCCGCAGGCATCTCGTCGCCCACGTCGCATCGAACGCCGACGCGCTCGGCAACCTGGTGCACTGGGCGGCCACCGGGGACGTGACCCCGATGTACGCCTCGCCCGAAGACCGGGCGGCCGGGATCGAGCGCGGCCCCCGGATGAGCGGTCCGGAGCTGACCGGCTGGCTGACCCGTTCGTGCGCGGCGCTGCGGACCGCGACGGAGGCGCTGACCGAGCGGCAGTGGCGGAACGAGGTGGTGACGGCGCAGGGCCGCACCGTCCCCGCCACCGAGGTGCCCTGGCTGCGGTCGCGCGAAGTCTTCGTCCATGCCGTCGACATGGACCGCGGCGTCTCCTTCGCCGACCTGCCGGGCGACTTCCTGCGGGCCCTCGTCCACGACATCGCCGCCAAGCGGGAACTCGGCACGTCGAGCCTGCCGGCCGGACCGCTGCCCGAGGTGGCCGCCTGGCTGGCCGGGCGGCCCCACTCCCTCACCGGCCCCCCGCGGCTCGGCCCCTGGCTCTGA
- a CDS encoding FAD-dependent monooxygenase, with the protein MTNPDVLVVGGGIGGLGAAYALARRGLAVRVLEQAAAFGEVGAGIQLAPNCTRILDDYGLLDEAAALGVLPHAMIMRDAVDGSELTRLDLRDLERRYGHPYLVIHRSDLHTMLLRACERAGVHLRTSQSVVAYANTAEGACVTLADGRREEARVVIAADGLHSVARGLLSDDRPVSSAYVAYRGTTPTASGRGAEVDLSEVVVYVGPRCHFVHYGLRGGGLLNQVAVFESPKARAGEEDWGTPDELDAAFERTCDFVREGLPHMWRDRWWRMYDREPLMTWVDGNIALLGDAAHPPLQYIAQGAIMAIEDGWVLGEHLARRLAHDGTVDWPAVLAAYQAVRPEHCRRVLTASRAWGDLWHLDGTSRRNRNALLRERAIDDYSFVDWLYGPTALEPSEEPPMFTPVPLASKADPLTATCGVRRS; encoded by the coding sequence ATGACCAACCCTGATGTGCTCGTCGTCGGCGGCGGGATCGGCGGACTGGGGGCCGCCTACGCGCTGGCCCGCCGCGGCCTCGCGGTCCGCGTGCTCGAACAGGCCGCCGCCTTCGGCGAGGTCGGCGCGGGAATCCAGCTCGCCCCCAACTGCACGCGCATCCTCGACGACTACGGCCTGCTGGACGAGGCGGCGGCCCTCGGCGTCCTGCCGCACGCGATGATCATGCGCGACGCCGTCGACGGCTCGGAGCTGACCCGGCTCGACCTGCGCGACCTCGAGCGGCGCTACGGCCACCCCTACCTGGTCATCCACCGCAGCGACCTGCACACCATGCTGCTGCGCGCCTGCGAGCGGGCCGGCGTCCATCTGCGGACCTCGCAGTCGGTGGTCGCCTACGCCAACACCGCCGAGGGCGCATGCGTGACGCTTGCCGACGGCCGCAGGGAGGAAGCGCGGGTGGTCATCGCGGCCGACGGGCTGCATTCGGTGGCGCGCGGGCTCCTCTCGGACGACCGGCCGGTCTCGTCGGCCTACGTCGCCTACCGCGGCACCACACCGACCGCGAGCGGCCGGGGGGCGGAGGTCGACCTGTCCGAGGTCGTCGTGTACGTCGGCCCGCGCTGCCACTTCGTCCACTACGGGCTGCGCGGCGGCGGACTGCTCAACCAGGTCGCCGTCTTCGAGTCGCCCAAGGCACGTGCCGGCGAAGAGGACTGGGGCACGCCGGACGAGTTGGACGCGGCCTTCGAGCGGACCTGTGACTTCGTCCGCGAGGGGCTGCCCCACATGTGGCGCGACCGCTGGTGGCGCATGTACGACCGCGAGCCGCTCATGACCTGGGTGGACGGCAACATCGCCCTCCTCGGCGATGCCGCCCACCCCCCGCTTCAGTACATCGCCCAGGGCGCGATCATGGCGATCGAGGACGGCTGGGTGCTCGGCGAACACCTCGCCCGGCGTCTCGCCCACGACGGGACGGTGGACTGGCCGGCCGTCCTCGCGGCCTACCAGGCCGTCCGGCCCGAGCACTGCCGCCGTGTGCTCACCGCTTCGCGCGCCTGGGGCGACCTGTGGCACCTCGACGGGACGTCCCGCCGAAACCGCAACGCCCTGCTACGGGAACGTGCGATCGACGACTACTCGTTCGTGGACTGGCTCTACGGGCCGACCGCCTTGGAGCCCTCCGAAGAGCCGCCGATGTTCACACCGGTGCCCCTGGCGTCGAAGGCGGACCCTCTCACGGCGACCTGTGGCGTCAGGCGGTCGTGA
- a CDS encoding cupin domain-containing protein: MTSTSADALADSPVKLRAVDAPGQPDATPELEDLYRGFETELLVPLWTEIGGLMPPQPRSSAVAHVWKWDRLVRLAELAGRIVPVGRGGERRAIALANPGLGGRPFATPTLWAAIQYLMPGEDAPEHRHTQHAFRFVVEGSGVWTVVGGDPVPMNRGDFLPQAGWNWHAHHNATDRPMAWIDGLDIPFQYLTEAQFFEFGREELSQDERSTPERSRSERLWGHPGLRPVAVAHTTPGSPLLSYKWEYTDRALADQLALEEQGFAATVEPGHAAVRYSNPIDGADVLPTVRAEFHRVARGAATAPVRETGSSVYQVFDGSGTVTVGDRTWSVTRGDLFVVPSWEPFSVRSDAGPSDSYSGALDLFRFSDAPVFEALKLNRSAKDA, translated from the coding sequence ATGACCAGCACCTCTGCCGACGCTCTCGCGGACTCTCCCGTGAAACTGCGAGCGGTCGACGCGCCGGGCCAGCCGGACGCCACCCCCGAGCTCGAAGACCTCTACCGCGGTTTCGAGACCGAACTCCTCGTCCCGCTGTGGACCGAGATCGGCGGACTGATGCCGCCCCAGCCGCGGTCCAGCGCCGTCGCGCATGTGTGGAAATGGGACCGGCTCGTCCGGCTGGCCGAGCTGGCCGGCCGGATCGTCCCGGTCGGGCGCGGGGGCGAGCGCCGGGCGATCGCGCTGGCGAACCCCGGGCTGGGCGGCCGCCCGTTCGCCACGCCGACGCTGTGGGCGGCGATCCAGTACCTGATGCCCGGCGAGGACGCACCCGAGCACCGCCACACCCAGCATGCCTTCCGCTTCGTCGTCGAGGGCTCCGGAGTCTGGACGGTCGTCGGCGGCGACCCGGTGCCGATGAACCGGGGCGACTTCCTGCCGCAGGCCGGCTGGAACTGGCACGCCCACCACAACGCCACCGATCGTCCGATGGCCTGGATCGACGGCCTCGACATCCCGTTCCAGTACCTGACCGAGGCGCAGTTCTTCGAGTTCGGACGCGAGGAGCTCTCCCAGGACGAGCGCAGCACGCCCGAGCGGTCCCGCTCGGAGCGGCTGTGGGGCCACCCCGGACTGCGTCCGGTCGCCGTCGCTCACACCACCCCGGGCTCGCCGCTGCTCTCCTACAAGTGGGAGTACACCGACCGCGCGCTGGCCGACCAGCTCGCGCTGGAAGAGCAGGGGTTCGCGGCCACGGTGGAGCCGGGCCACGCTGCCGTCCGGTACAGCAACCCCATCGACGGCGCGGACGTGCTGCCCACCGTGCGCGCCGAGTTCCACCGCGTGGCGCGGGGCGCCGCGACGGCTCCCGTCCGTGAGACCGGCTCCAGCGTCTACCAGGTCTTCGACGGCTCCGGCACGGTGACGGTCGGAGACCGGACCTGGTCGGTGACCCGCGGAGACCTGTTCGTCGTCCCCTCGTGGGAGCCGTTCTCGGTGCGGTCCGATGCCGGGCCGTCCGACTCCTACTCCGGAGCCCTGGACCTGTTCCGCTTCAGTGACGCGCCCGTCTTCGAGGCGCTCAAGCTCAACCGATCCGCCAAGGACGCCTGA
- a CDS encoding nucleoside deaminase gives MTPQDENFLRRAIELASKARESGDAPFGSLLVGPDGEVLAEEHNTVTSDGDISAHPELKLARWAARELDPPTAAATTMYTSCQPCDMCRGGIERSGLGRVVYALSNDQLATLKPGGGWPQVPQEGPALFEEARIPIEGFYH, from the coding sequence GTGACACCTCAAGACGAGAACTTCCTGCGCAGGGCCATCGAGCTGGCCTCCAAGGCGCGCGAGAGCGGGGACGCACCCTTCGGATCGCTGCTGGTGGGGCCGGACGGCGAGGTGCTGGCCGAGGAGCACAACACGGTCACCAGCGACGGCGACATCTCCGCCCATCCGGAGCTGAAGCTGGCCCGGTGGGCGGCCCGCGAGCTGGACCCGCCCACGGCGGCGGCCACCACCATGTACACCAGTTGCCAGCCCTGCGACATGTGCAGAGGCGGCATCGAACGGTCCGGGCTCGGACGCGTGGTGTACGCGCTGTCCAATGATCAGCTCGCCACGCTCAAGCCGGGCGGCGGCTGGCCGCAGGTGCCCCAGGAGGGGCCGGCCCTGTTCGAGGAGGCCCGCATCCCGATCGAGGGCTTCTACCACTGA
- a CDS encoding NAD(P)/FAD-dependent oxidoreductase, giving the protein MSGIVIIGGGFAGVWSAAAAALVRGESDLDITLVAPNEDMVLRPRLHRLVPEWSRVPLKRFLEPIGVSHLRAEVTDVDTEARNITADDQLLSYDRLVLAAGSRLARPAIPGSDLLYDIDTAEGAARLAGRLNGTDGARSVVVGSGFTGLEIATELAERGTVVMIERADTVAPDLGPGPRPQIEAALAALGVEVRLGTTLTAVDETGAHLVDGTRLEADVVVWTGGMRASLLTAQFPGERDRLGRLLVDRRLRVDGEIFAAGDVAAARADADHHVIQSCQFATPMGKAAGHNAAADLLDVPLVDFDPDPYVTCLDLGSAGALYTTGWERQVQLDGAQAKQLKDTILDVIHPPLDDAEEILRQAGQQSNGVSG; this is encoded by the coding sequence ATGTCCGGCATCGTCATCATCGGCGGCGGTTTCGCGGGTGTCTGGAGCGCCGCCGCGGCGGCCCTGGTCCGCGGTGAGTCCGACCTGGACATCACACTGGTGGCCCCCAACGAGGACATGGTGCTGCGTCCCCGCCTGCACAGACTCGTCCCCGAATGGTCCCGCGTTCCGCTGAAGCGTTTCCTGGAGCCCATCGGCGTTTCACATCTGCGAGCCGAGGTGACCGATGTCGACACCGAGGCCCGCAACATCACCGCGGACGACCAGCTGCTCTCCTACGACCGGCTCGTGCTCGCGGCGGGCAGCCGCCTCGCGCGCCCGGCGATCCCCGGCTCCGACCTCCTCTACGACATCGACACCGCTGAGGGGGCGGCCAGGCTGGCCGGCCGGTTGAACGGCACGGACGGGGCCCGGTCCGTCGTCGTCGGCTCAGGGTTCACCGGCCTTGAGATCGCCACCGAACTCGCCGAACGGGGCACCGTGGTGATGATCGAGCGCGCTGACACGGTCGCGCCGGACCTCGGGCCGGGACCCCGTCCCCAGATCGAGGCGGCCCTCGCCGCGCTGGGCGTCGAGGTCCGGCTCGGCACCACCCTCACGGCCGTGGACGAAACCGGCGCGCACCTCGTCGACGGCACCCGCCTGGAAGCGGACGTCGTCGTCTGGACGGGCGGCATGCGCGCAAGCCTGCTGACGGCGCAGTTCCCCGGCGAGCGGGACCGGCTGGGCCGCCTCCTGGTCGACCGCCGGCTGCGCGTCGACGGCGAGATCTTCGCCGCCGGCGACGTCGCCGCCGCCCGCGCGGACGCCGACCATCACGTGATTCAAAGCTGCCAGTTCGCCACTCCCATGGGCAAGGCCGCCGGGCACAACGCCGCCGCCGACCTGCTCGACGTCCCACTCGTGGACTTCGACCCGGACCCCTACGTGACGTGCCTGGACCTCGGCTCCGCCGGCGCTCTCTACACCACCGGCTGGGAACGCCAGGTGCAACTCGACGGAGCGCAGGCCAAGCAACTGAAGGACACCATCCTGGACGTCATTCACCCTCCCCTCGACGACGCGGAGGAGATCCTCCGGCAGGCGGGGCAGCAGAGCAACGGTGTCAGCGGCTGA